The window TAGACCTGGTCATCCGGGGTGAAGGGGAGGTTCCCTGGAACCGGTTTTTGACCCTGCTGGCGGAAAGAGAACGGGAAAGGGACAGGGATTCCCTCCTGGATCCTTCCCTGCTGGCTCGCGTACCGGGCCTGGCTTACCGTACCGGTCGGGCGATACGGCTAAACCCCTCTGCTCCCCTTATGGAAAACCTGGACCCCCTTCCCTCCCCTTATGACGAGCCCGTCCTGTCGTCTTTGGCCGACCGCATTGTTTATTATGAAGGCTCACGGGGTTGCCCCTTCGCCTGTAGTTTTTGCCTTTCCTCGACCACCCGAGGAGTGCGCTACTTTTCACTAGACCGCATAAAGGAAGATATAACCCGGCTCCTTAAGGCCGGGGTACGGGAAATAAAATTCGTAGACCGGACCTTCAACGCCAATAAACAAATGGCCCTTGCCATCTGGGAATTTCTCGTTTCCTTACGGCCCCAGGCCAGATTTTATTTCGAAATCGCCGGCGATCGCCTGGACGAAGATATGCTGGACTTCCTTTCCCGGGTGCCTCCCGGCCTTTTTCAGCTGGAAATCGGCGTCCAGACCGTCAACACCCGCGTCAACCGCCTCTGCCACCGCTACCAGAGCTGGGAACGGTTGGCCCGCAACGTCAGGCGGCTGCTGTCTTACGGCAATATCCGCCTGCACCTGGACCTCATCGCCGGTTTGCCGGAGGAAAACTATGCTTCCTTCGCCCACAGCTTCAACGCCGTATACTCCCTCCATCCCCAGGAGATTCAGCTGGGCTTTCTCAAGCTTTTGAAGGGTACCGCCCTGCGCCGGGAAGCTGCCGCTTACGGATATATCTTTTTGGACGAGCCTCCCTACGAAGTTTTGGCCAGCCGCGACCTGCCTTACGAGGAAATGTTGCGCCTGCACCGCATAGCCGATCTTGTAGAAAAATACTGGAACAGCCACCTGGCCGACCATGCTATAAAGTACCTCGAGGCAACTTGTTTTGCCAGTCCTTTTGCCTTCTATGAAGCCCTGGCCGGGTGGTGGGAAGCCAAGGGCCTTCACCGCCGGGGCCACAGCCGGGTGGATTTATATAACCACCTGGCCGCCTTCGCCGCGGGTTACCGGACCGGAATGGATCTAAGCCTTTTTTATCACCTGTTAAAATTCGACCTCTGCCGCCACGACCGCAGCCGGCGCTGGCCCCCCTGGGCCCCGCCTTCTCCCCTCACCGAAAGACAGCGTTCCGACTGGATGGATAAGATCGCCGACCCCGCCTTCCGGAGACAGCACCTCCCGGAACTGGCCGGCCTGACTTCGGCGGAGCTGCGGCGCCACGGGTATATAGAACTTTTCCCCTGCCGGCCGGAGGACGCCCCGGCCCGTCAGCCTACCCTGGTCTATTTTTATTACGGGCCTCCCGGCAGCCAGCCGTCAGCCCGGGTATATTACTTATCCCCTTCCGGCGAAGCCTCTTTAAAATCCTGATGGTTTGCCGTTCTAAAAGCAGATAAAGGCAAACAGCAGAGCCTTGAAGGGACCGGCCGGTCTCCATGCTGACTATGAGTCCCCTTATTAATTTTTGTTATAACTTTCTCTCCTCAAGGACGCTGGTATTTGCGCTGCCTTTACTTCCCAACTTTTTCGGGCCCGCCCTCCGGTAAGGGAGCCCGACATGTGAACACTATAACTAATTGGAATGTTAAGTATGAAGGAATCGTGGTGGGAAGCCAGAATAAAGATAGTTGAACCGGTATCCGGGCAAAGACGAGAAAAAACAACAGGAGGTGTGGCCATGACCGGTAGCCTTTCGCGTAAATATTTAATGATCGTCGCAGGACTTGTTTTAGGAGCTGTAGCAGCACTGATGTCCGTGGCCGGGAACCCGGCAAACATGGGTATTTGCCTGGCTTGTTTTTACCGAGACATAACCGGCGCTTTAGGATTGCACCGGGCGGCGACGGTGCAATACTTGCGGCCGGAAATTATGGGTATGGCCCTGGGGGGATTCATATCTGCCCTGGTCTTCGGGGAATTCCGGGCCCGGGGAGGCTCCGCGCCTCTCGTGCGCTTTTTCCTGGGTGTCTTCTTTATGGTAGGCGCTATGGTCTTCCTGGGGTGTCCGGTTAGGGCGGTGTTGAGGCTGGCAGGAGGAGACTTAAATGGACTAACCGGCATAGCCGGGGTGGTAGTAGGAGTTCTGGTGGGAATCCATTTATTGAAAAACGGCTTCAACCTGGGCCGCTCTACTCCTACCCATGTCGCTGCCGGCTGGATAATGCCAATCTTTATGTTGGGCCTGCTGCTGCTGGCCATCTTTAAACCTCAATTTATACTGGCCAGCAAAGAAGGGCCGGGAGCAGCTACAGCCCCGCTAATCCTCTCGCTGGTAGCGGGCTTGCTCTTCGGGGTCCTGGCCCAGAGGACCCGCATGTGCTTTGTAGGGGGATGGCGTGACCTCTTCCTGGTCAAAGATACTTATCTTTTCAGCGGTATAGCCGCTTTCTTCGTAGGGGCTCTAATTATCAATCTTTTGTTCGGCAAGATCCACGTGGGTTTTGTTAACCAGCCCATCTCCCACAATAGCCACTTGTGGAACTTCCTGGGCATGACTCTGGCCGGACTTACGGCTACTCTCATGGGTGGATGTCCCCTGCGCCAGACCATACTGGCGGCGGAGGGAGATACGGACGCCGGTATTACCCTCTGGGGTATTATAGCCGGAGCGGCCTTTGCCCATAATTTCGGCCTGGCTTCCAGCCCCCAAGGCCCAAGTCCCCTGGGTCCGGTGGCCGTACTGATCGGGCTAGCCTTTGCCCTGGCCGTAGGCCTGCTCATGCGGGAAAAGGTAGAGTAAAAGGATAAGGGGGATAAAGAGAGTTGCTCTTTAAAAGGACCGGCCGTGCCGGCAAGGCAGCGCATGAACTCCCTGACACCCGAGGAATAATTATTTTCCCCTCAGTGGAAGAGGCCTTGAAGGGGGAAAGGACACTTAAAAAGGAAGGCCATGAATGCAAGCTGGTGGCGCCCCCGCCGGGCTTGCGCCAGGGATGCGATTTGGCCCTGGAGGTGCAGCTTATAGAGCAAACGGCCCTGGCGCGGGCTTTGGAAGGTAAGGTAGCCTATCTGGGTATTTATCCCCTTAAAGGAGCGGCCGAGCTGCTCCAGATCGTTAAGGTAGTATTTTTCCCTCAAGACGTGATGGTGAAAGCAGGCAATATGAAGCTGGTCTTCGCCCAAAACACCGGGATCATCGTCAATATTTCCGGCGGGGGCTGCCCGGACGTTCCTTACCTTTATGCTCAATTAGTAGGGCGCAAACTGGATGAAGTTGAGCGACCGCGGCATAAAGGTTTTACCCTCTGTGCTTTGATGCTGGATAGGGCCTGGGAGGAGGCCCTGGCCATATGGAAAGGGGGAAGGCCCACTTGATTCTCATAGCGGGCACCCTTCCTGCCGAAAACCTCGGCCTTATCCACGGTAAAGTAGTCAGGGCCGGAGATTCGCTGCGGGTCAAAGATTTCACTTTCCCTTGCGGGCAGGGCACAGGAGCCATGATCAGCTCGGCCCTCGCCGTAACAAGCGCTTTGGGTTTAGAGCCCCCTCACGCCCTTCTGGCCGGAGATATTGGCAGGGGTCAGGGCACCAGGCTCCTGTATCAATATTTAGTAGAAGAAGTGAAGAATCTTAAGCCCCAGATTCTTGCCCTCCACTACTGCCTCCCCATAGTAAGATTGATGCAAAAGCTCTGCGAGGTGCTGGAGAGGTGCCAACCCCGGCCTTGGCTAATTGCCGACGCCGGGGCCATGTATGCGGCCAAGGCAGCCGGAGTGGCACCCCAATTCGATGTTTTTACTCCCGATCCCAGTGAAATGGCTTTTCTGGCCGATCCGGAGGCTTCCCATCCTGCCTATGTGAGCCGCCACCTTTTCAACAGCGGAGTTCAGGATGTACCCGATCTGGCAAAGAAGGCTTATAGCCACGGAGGAGCCGCCAGGATCCTCTTGGTGAAAGGGGCCATAGATTACCTTGTAACCGAGGGGAGGGTAGTGGCCAGGATAGAGGAACCTAATGTTCCCGAACTGGAGTGCATAGGCGGGACAGGGGACACTATAACCGGCATGGTAGTTGCCTTGACGGGCGCCGGGTGGGAGCCTGCGGAAGCAGCATTCTTAAGCGCCCGTATCAACAGGCTGGCCGGCAAAATGGCCGGCGTCACGCCGGCCACGCCGGTAGCGAAGCTTATAGACCATATTCCCGGTTCCTTAAAAGAATTGGCGAAAAAGGAGGTTTTGTCAGTATGATAGAAATCGATGTGCGCGGCTTATCCTGCCCCATACCGGTGGTAAGAACCAAGAAGGCTATGGAGCAGCATCCCGGCCAGCCCCTTCTGGTCCTCACCGACAATGAAACATCTAAGGAAAACGTGAGCCGCCTGGCCGAAAGCCAGGGTTACTCGGCAAAAGTAGAAAAAGCATCCGGTCTGTACCGGCTCCTGTTGGAGCCCCGTCAAAAATAATATTGGCTCCGGGGTGGCCTGCTCAGACTTTTAGCGAGCGACCGCAAGCCAAGCAGGCCTTTCGGCCTTTCCAGCAAAAAACTTGGGATGCGCCGGAATAACCTTTTACGCTTCCCATACTGTCCCGGCCGCCGCCCGGGAAGGAATTCTATCCGTCAGGTCGGCCGCCAGCCGTA of the Thermanaeromonas sp. C210 genome contains:
- a CDS encoding B12-binding domain-containing radical SAM protein — encoded protein: MRKVSMRLLLVTLNAKYIHSSLALRYLGAVGRAFPFRQDIAEFTINDRPHNIAAEIYRQNPDIVAFSCYIWNLKPTMEVAALLKKVKPELLIICGGPEVSFETEAFMEAYPQVDLVIRGEGEVPWNRFLTLLAERERERDRDSLLDPSLLARVPGLAYRTGRAIRLNPSAPLMENLDPLPSPYDEPVLSSLADRIVYYEGSRGCPFACSFCLSSTTRGVRYFSLDRIKEDITRLLKAGVREIKFVDRTFNANKQMALAIWEFLVSLRPQARFYFEIAGDRLDEDMLDFLSRVPPGLFQLEIGVQTVNTRVNRLCHRYQSWERLARNVRRLLSYGNIRLHLDLIAGLPEENYASFAHSFNAVYSLHPQEIQLGFLKLLKGTALRREAAAYGYIFLDEPPYEVLASRDLPYEEMLRLHRIADLVEKYWNSHLADHAIKYLEATCFASPFAFYEALAGWWEAKGLHRRGHSRVDLYNHLAAFAAGYRTGMDLSLFYHLLKFDLCRHDRSRRWPPWAPPSPLTERQRSDWMDKIADPAFRRQHLPELAGLTSAELRRHGYIELFPCRPEDAPARQPTLVYFYYGPPGSQPSARVYYLSPSGEASLKS
- the yedE gene encoding YedE family putative selenium transporter, giving the protein MTGSLSRKYLMIVAGLVLGAVAALMSVAGNPANMGICLACFYRDITGALGLHRAATVQYLRPEIMGMALGGFISALVFGEFRARGGSAPLVRFFLGVFFMVGAMVFLGCPVRAVLRLAGGDLNGLTGIAGVVVGVLVGIHLLKNGFNLGRSTPTHVAAGWIMPIFMLGLLLLAIFKPQFILASKEGPGAATAPLILSLVAGLLFGVLAQRTRMCFVGGWRDLFLVKDTYLFSGIAAFFVGALIINLLFGKIHVGFVNQPISHNSHLWNFLGMTLAGLTATLMGGCPLRQTILAAEGDTDAGITLWGIIAGAAFAHNFGLASSPQGPSPLGPVAVLIGLAFALAVGLLMREKVE
- a CDS encoding DUF3343 domain-containing protein gives rise to the protein MLFKRTGRAGKAAHELPDTRGIIIFPSVEEALKGERTLKKEGHECKLVAPPPGLRQGCDLALEVQLIEQTALARALEGKVAYLGIYPLKGAAELLQIVKVVFFPQDVMVKAGNMKLVFAQNTGIIVNISGGGCPDVPYLYAQLVGRKLDEVERPRHKGFTLCALMLDRAWEEALAIWKGGRPT
- a CDS encoding NAD(P)H-hydrate dehydratase → MERGKAHLILIAGTLPAENLGLIHGKVVRAGDSLRVKDFTFPCGQGTGAMISSALAVTSALGLEPPHALLAGDIGRGQGTRLLYQYLVEEVKNLKPQILALHYCLPIVRLMQKLCEVLERCQPRPWLIADAGAMYAAKAAGVAPQFDVFTPDPSEMAFLADPEASHPAYVSRHLFNSGVQDVPDLAKKAYSHGGAARILLVKGAIDYLVTEGRVVARIEEPNVPELECIGGTGDTITGMVVALTGAGWEPAEAAFLSARINRLAGKMAGVTPATPVAKLIDHIPGSLKELAKKEVLSV
- a CDS encoding sulfurtransferase TusA family protein, with the translated sequence MIEIDVRGLSCPIPVVRTKKAMEQHPGQPLLVLTDNETSKENVSRLAESQGYSAKVEKASGLYRLLLEPRQK